The sequence below is a genomic window from Lolium perenne isolate Kyuss_39 chromosome 4, Kyuss_2.0, whole genome shotgun sequence.
ctcatatgagaaaattaattgttgctacatgcttatgcataaaagaggagtccattatctgttgtctatgttgtcccggtatggatgtctaagttgagaataatcaatagcgagaaatccaatgcgagctttctccttagacctttgtacaggcggcatagaggtacccctttgtgacacttggttaaaacatgtgcattgcgataatcccggtaatccaagctaattaggacaaggtgcgggcactattagtatactatgcatgaggcttgcaacttgtaagatataatttacataacacatatgctttattactaccgttgacaaaattgtttcttgttttcaaaatcaaagatctagcacaaatatagcaatcgatgctttcctctttgaaggaccattcttttacttttattgtagagtcagttcacctatctctctccacctcaagaagcaaacacttgtgtgaactgtgcattgattcctacatacttgcatattgcattttttatattactctatgttgacaactatccatgagatatacatgttataagttgaaagcaaccgctgaaacttaatcttcctttatgtttcttcaatacctttactatgaattattgctttatgagttaactcttatgcaagacttattgatgcttgtcttgaagtactattcatgaaaagtctttgctatatgattcagttgtttactcatgtcatttacattgtttggatcgctgcattcattacatatgcttacaatagtatgatcaaggttatgatggcatgtcactccagaaattatctttgtttatcgtttacctactcggaacgagcaggaactaagcttggggatgctgatacgtctccgacgtatcgataatttcttatgttccatgccacattattgatgatatctacatgttttatgcatactttacatcatatttatgcattttctggaactaacctattaacaagatgccgaagagccagttgctgttttctactgtttttggacaaaatattctcggaattggacgaaatcaacgcccaggggcctattttcacacgaagcttccagaagaccgaagagtcaacgaagtggggccacgaggcagccaggaggtagggcggcgcggcccaagccctggccgcgccggcctgtctcctgggctcctcgtgacgccccttgacctgcccttccgcctacaaatagccttcgtcgcgaaacccccagtaccgagagccacgatacggaaaaccttccagagacgccgccaccgccaatcccatctcgggggattcaggagatcgcctccggcaccctgccggagaggggaatcatctcccggaggactctacgccgccatggtcgcctccggagtgatgtgtgagtagttcacccctggactatgggtccatagcagtagctagatggttgtcttctccccattatgcttcattgtcggatcttgtgagcttcctaacatgatcaagatcatctatctgtaatgctatatgttgtgtttgttgggatccgatgaatagagaatactatgttatgttgattatcaatttatatctatgtgttgtttatgatcttgcatgctctccgttattagtagaggctctggccaagttgatgctagtaactccaagagggggtatttatgctcgatagtgggttcatgtctccgtgaatctggaggagtgacaagaacctctaaggttatggatgtgctgttgccactagggataaaacattgatgctatgtccgaggatgtagttattgattacattacgcgcaatacttaatgcaattgtctgttgttagcaacttaatactggaaggggttcggatgataacctgaaggtggactttttaggcatagatgcatgctggatagcggtctatgtactttgtcgtaatgcccaattaaatctcactatactcatcataatatgtatgtgcatggtcatgccctctctatttgtcaattgcccaactgtaatttgttcacccaacatgctatttatcttatgggagagacacctctagtgaaccgtggaccccggtccaattctctatactgaaatacaatctactgcaattgttctactgttttctgcaaacaatcatcttccacactatacatctaatcctttgttacagcaagccggtgagattgacaacctcgctgtttcgttggggcaaagtacttggtttgtgttgtgcaggttccacgttggcgccggaatccttggcgttgcgccgcactaaatctcgccgccatcaaccttcacgtgcttcttgactcctactggttcgataaaccttggtttcttactgagggaaacttgccgctgtgcgcatcacaccttcctcttggggttcccaacggacgcgtgtagaacggaaagacaatacgtcaaccacgcgcatcagacACCTCTATATATTAGCTACAACTCGAGATTGACTTCTATTAAACTTTTGTAATATTCGCAAATATGTATAAATCCAAATATCTGAGTACTTTGTACTGTCTACAAAATACATGTAACAATAGGCTGCCATTTCATATGAAATACGATGAAATGTAGGAAAAAAAGTTATATAATACAACTATAGGTATGTACCTGTAGCGTGGGAAATACACGCTACATGTACACATTACCACTGGCGTGATATCTGTAGTTTGAGGGGGTGCACACTGCTAACCCCCAAAATGGTACGCTACAGATGAGCTTTTTCTTAGTAGCGGAGGAGGTAGTACCCACACCTCCTTTATATCCAACCCAAAAAAGCCGCGTGGCTGAGCTGATAAAGAGCACTGCCTCTATGTAACAAGAGTTGTTGCTACCGATGTGCTGCTTTCCTTGGTCTTTAACCCAATATTCGTAATGTTGCCGACACAATGTCCACTGACAATACATCCCCGTGGCAATCCTGTGTAGGGAGCACAACGTCTAAGACTATGTATATATGAAGGAGATTTGACATCGCTATTGACAAGCAGTAATACTAAGAAAAGTTAGAATAAAATAGTTAGTAACATGCATGCCACATAAAAACGATGATGTGCCAAGGAATTATAAAGCAGAGAGACATATGAGCTAAAAACAAAAGTAGATCAACACAACATATGTTGTTGAGTCTAACTTATTAGACCTACATTTAAAAATAGCGCATCTCTGGAGAGTGTACTAAACGTGTCATGATACCCGATGTTTTGGGAAATAACTACGATGATGGTAGGAAAGAAACTCCATAAAGTTCTAATAACCCATGAAAACTGATAAAAATAGCTTTCACAATCTAAAAACTCACCATACAATCACATATTAAAACTTGCTATAAACTCCTCAACATATGCTTTTTCAAACCCTTCTTAGAGTATGAGAATACTGAAGAACAAACTACCAACAAACCCGGAGGAGATAAAGTATACTACGAGAAACCCGATCTATTCGGAGGTATCGAAGAACTGGACTACGATATAGTATATAGAGTGGAAGACAGAGAGGCAGACTAAAAACAAAGGTATCCTagaataatttaaacaagttgagaAACATAAAACCCCactaaataagttgctgagctcaaaTGGCATCAGCCTTAGCTATTCCATTTTGCTTCAAGCTAGTAGCCTTggattttgaattttccatgaatCCTCAATGCATTGAGGAGGATCTCAAATCATTTGTACTCTTGGGGATGTGAATATGAATTCCAGAGAATTTTGGATCCGTGATGTTTCTTTTGTACCACTTTTGTTGGTGTAATATTCACGGAAGGGTGTTTCATGAGTGTTATGCTAACGACTTAAGCAATATAACTTGAAGTGGTGTGCAGGGTCACTACATGCCAGCCCGTCTCGAGCACCTATGTGAGCGTGCACTATTAGTGCAAGCATTGGGCGATAGATAGGGATTGATCTCTCACCCGATAGGAAGCATTTTTCTATCATCATTAGGAGTTGCAATGTTAAAAAGGTGTTGGAGATTGTCAATAGAGAGGAGAAAGAGCAGCGTCGAAAGTGTCCTAAGATAGAGATAGATACCCGTGCAATGGGTGATCGGCGCTTTCATCACCTCATTGAGCGAGATGCGGGAAGGAGGAGCTTATCAACAATGCAGTGATCCGCTTTCTAAATGTTAGGGGAATTTCGAGAGCAGATTAGGTGCAGCTGAGCACCAGTGCTTCTTATTTTTTAAATATTTAAAAATTATACTTCTATCTTTCAAAAATCATAAAAATTATTTCATGAATACATACACATCTTTGGTAGAAATTGGGTTATATTTTAAGCTAAAGAGAAAGAACAAATTTGTAGCTATGTATAGGGATGGAAAActtatttttcttttttgataGCTCAAAATACAATATGTTGTCCTCCAAAATTTATATCATACCTTTGAATTATTTATATGGATGTGCgcatctttttattttatttttaaatccaagaaatatgttttttttaaaaaaaatcagaaggaCCAATGCTCATGTGGCAAAATCACTTTTCAGGAATCCCGCCTCTGAAAAAAGATCATCGTCCTGAATTGCCTGATGTCTCCATGTTAAGATTCATGTAGGGGTTGGGAAATAGTTATTACCACAGACTAGAGATCTTTTGATCTTTGAGAACCAACTTGagtttgggtggttaggagggtggttgtgaaTTGCCTGATGTCTCCATGTTAAGATTCATGTAGGGGTTGGGAAATAGTTATTACCACAGACTAGAGATCTTTCGATCTTTGAAAACCAACTTGagtttgggtggttaggagggtggttgtacatccagcccaccagagttcaaccaTAGGTTTGATATCTGTGTGTCtcgtaaaggcggaatattcattcagtgggagacgAAATTTCTATCGACATCGAGATGACTTTGATGACTTCGTCAATTTAAAGATCGAATCTACCGACTCAGTCTTTCGAAGGTACTCATAGTGGTAGGGTGTGCATGTGTGTCCATACGGGTGAGTGTATGTACGTATATGTGAGCTTCTGCATATGTAGCGTGTTTGTCAAAACAAAAAGATCTTTTGATCTTTCATCTTTTCGTTTTTGTGTGTTCTTTTCTAATCGAACCGATAGGTTTGGCTCCTGAATCATGAGAGCAGTCTTTCGACTACTTCTCAGACCAAGGGTTTCTACAGTTACCTGACGACAGTACTCGATTTTGCCTGTTACCTGACACCGTAGCATGATCTGCCCATTGACTTTGTCCTTGCCACCTTGGCATTCCAATGGGGAGCACCAGTGACGGTTTCTCAAAAGCACTAAATACTTGCATTACTCGGGTGTTACATATGTGTATTCTTAATGTCTACATGCACGTTTCTGTCTAGCAAATTCACATGCATGCGTTCCTACATCTGTGAGGATATAAATCTGCACCTTCAGCACAACACCGCTGCAGCTATCGATCCATCAGTCATCAGACCATCCCGCTCCACAGGAAAGAAGAACGATGAGGACCTCCGCTCTCCTCGTGGCCGCTATCGCCGCGGCGGCGGCGTTCGCCGGCATGTGCCACTCCGCGCAAGCTTTGACTTTGATTCCGCCACCAAAGATAACGGTCGGCGGCACGTGCCAGGCGGCCCACGAGGCCGACAGCCGCGTCAACGCCACCTTCTGCACCACCCGCCTGCGCAAGGAGCCCCGCGCGATCGACGCCGACACGGCAGGCCTCGCCGAGGCCGCGACGGCCGTGGGCTTCCGCAACGCCGAAGGCGCACGGTCCGAGGTCAGGGCGGCTGAGGCGGCTCGAAGAAGGGGACGAGCAGGTACAATACCCGATATACAGGAGCATGCTGGAGCAGTGCGACATGCTTTACGGCATCATCTGCAAGAAGTACGCGGCGGTGCGGGAGGCGATTGCTGAGCAAAGGTACGGTGAGGTCGAGAGGGAGCTGTCGAGTGTCCCGTTGCTGGGGCACATATGCGACTCCGGGATTGCCCGGGCACGCAGCGCCAGCGCGTCGCCGTTCTTGCACTACAGCGAGGACAACACGCAGATCACCCTCCTCACCCTCGCCATCACCAGCCTGATCAAGTGACGCCTTCACTTTGgcgccgactcgccatgctccgGCCGCCTTACCTGCCAAATGCATCTGCTACGTTCTTTTTCATGCATGGTTGTTATCGACCAGTGCCTCGGCTCGAGAGAGATTTCGATGCTTGAACGGATCAATGAATAAGCAAAATGATCGAACTTCTTCATCGCGTCgtaaatttctatttctatttcgtgCACAACTTGTATCCCCGCCGTCCATTTTTTATACTACATCCAGTAAACAAAAGGCTTCATTTCACCATTTTCAACTTCAGGATATATAAGGTGTGC
It includes:
- the LOC127348087 gene encoding pectinesterase inhibitor 8-like — protein: MRTSALLVAAIAAAAAFAGMCHSAQALTLIPPPKITVGGTCQAAHEADSRVNATFCTTRLRKEPRAIDADTAGLAEAATAVGFRNAEGARSECDMLYGIICKKYAAVREAIAEQRYGEVERELSSVPLLGHICDSGIARARSASASPFLHYSEDNTQITLLTLAITSLIK